CATCTCTGAAGAGGGTGTGTCATGTTGCTGGTCAAACTCGAGGCTGTGCATGGTCCACAGGACACTTTGGGCCCCCCTTAAAGGGAGTACTCCTCCCTGGAGTTTCAAGCTTGTAGAAAGAGTGAAGTGAGAGCTGGATTTCAGTTCCCACccttttttgtttcgttttgttgaGACAGCGTCTCACCATAGAGCCAAGgcttgcctccatctcccaatcctctggcttcagcctcccaagtgttgggattacaggtgtataccaccacacctgcttaGTCCCCACCCTTTCTTGCCCCTTGGCACAAGGCCACTTTACCTAACATACACAGTGGCTCTGATCACACAGTAtataactgattaaaaaaaaattccaggctgggtgccagtggctcatgcctgtaatcctagctactcaggaggcagagatcaggaggatggaggttcaaagccagcccaggcaaatagtttatgagaccctatctcaaaaaaaaaaaatcacaaaaaagagctagtggagtggctcaaggtgtagttcctgagttcaagccccagtaccacacacacaaaaaaattccagactGTGAAAACTCCTGGATTATATTTTCTGATCCAAGGATTATTTAGGAATCACATCATCAAAATGAGTTCTGAGCCATGgatggtggcttatgcttgtaatcccagcgctggggagtctgaagcaggaggattgagagtttggggctagcctgggctacctaatgGGATCAtaactaaaaaaaggaaaaaatgagttCTGATTCTTGCAGACTTGGCCACTTTCATCATCCTCACAGATGTTATCTCATCCAGCCAGGCCTAGAATATTTtgtctccttttaaaataaaataaaatttaaaaggcatcACTTTTCCTCCTTCAACTACAGACCTATTGATTTGTTGAACATTTTGTCAGAAATGTGTGTCAGCTTCTTGCTTGACCTTCTTAAATGCAGAATGGCAGGCTAGTCTACTGTAGATCATGGTTATAGGCTGGGCACAAAATATGTCAgaaatcatttaaaacattttttttgtgtgctactggggtttgaactcagggcctacaccttgagccactccaccagcccttttttgtgatgaatttttccaagatagggtctcatgaactatttgtatttgctggcttcaaactgcgatcctcctgatctctgggaCTACAGGCAGGGGTCTTTTCCTCTGGCCAAGATTTGGTTTACAGCAAAGTTGCATATGTACAATGAAGGGCCTTAGCTATCGATATCCCCAAAAACCTCATCATGATATGCAAAATCAGGGTTGGCAGGCATGGTAAATAATTTCTAGTGGGGCTGGaatgtggctccagcagtagagcgcctgcctcgaaaagcatgaggccctgagttcaaatcccagtatcacaaaaaaaaaaattggatcaCTATGACATGAACATAGTGAGTTGAGCCTCCATAACACAGTCTCCCAGAAATTCTCAGAAAGCAGTAAAGATTGCCAAGCTCTAAGTAAGGCTCCAGCCTAGTGAAACTCCCATAAACCATCTTCCGGACTAAAATGttctatcattttcattttccctcttgATTTTTGGCATTTCAACAGACCACCTTTTcccctttaataatttttttttagtttcgcAATTTATTAATTGGAACCTTATACATACATTGCTTGGCGGTAGGTTGCTAAAATCATATTTTCCAACATTTACCCCAAATCACAGAATGATCATAGCAAAGGAATACATAAGTCACTCAGTTTGCTTCTTGCCCCTTTAATATGCTTATCTGAAATGGAAACTTCTCTACCATAAGTGGAAAGGCAGCATCACCAGCTGTATGTAATGTGCATAAGTGCACATTAAAATACataaactaaatttttttttggtaccacttgagccatcccaccagtcCTATAAACtaacatttgtaaatatttatctaTCATGTCCTAAAATCATTCACACATATCTCGATGTACCTGTGGTAGGAAATTCCTCCCTGTGAGAAAGAACTTTGTGCTTAGAGCTCTGTTAGTGGGCTTAGAGGGgccacactttcttttttctttttcttttttttgaggttctagGGATCGAATCTAGGgactcacatgtgctaggcaaatgctctacccctaAGCCACACCGTAGCTCCAGCTGCAACTTTCTAAATTGACCAGGCTATTGACAGGAATGAAATGGGCACTTCTGCATCCCAGGCTCTTTTCTAGTGCTGAGGCCACGGAGGTGAGCAGACAGGGACATTCCAATCCCAGCCCTGCCTGTGTTGGAGAGAGGTCCCTCTGGTGGGTCACTTCATTTTCAGGACGCTGTATAACCTGTCATTCGCTGGCTGACCAGTAATGTCTGCAACTCCCAACAAGACGACACCAGACAGCAATACTTGCCGGAAGTAACATGAAAATCACCACCATTACCCAGTTTATGTAAGCTAACTTTTAGCTAACGCTGATAAATGCTAAAATTCCATGTATGAGCTCCAGGTACAACGCAAGAATGTTGCAGAACCAAATTCAGAGAATAAGCCAATTTAcatgtaaatatgtgtgtataggGCCAGGTTCTGTGCCacacattattttatttgcattatttGAATTACTTAGTGTGATTCTGATTGATAATCCTATGTAGTaagtgcccattttacagatgcaaaAACTGAAATCTAAACAGAATAAAGCAATGGTTTGAGGCCTCATAACGAACAAATAGGTGTGAGTTGAACCCTGATCTGCTTGGCTCTGGGGACTAAGCTCTTCACCCTGTGTCTTTTAGCAGCTAGACAGTTCCCAGGAGGCACATTCCAAAAGTAGGAGTAAAGGAGCTGAGTTtctgatctctctctttctttctctctttattaTAAAGTCAGTTTACTGACAGTGGCCTCATATACTTTATTCGCAATATTCGATATTACAAACTTTAGGATCTTTGAGGCATCGGATTGTGGTATGTAACCGGCAGAAACCCCATTATTTGAACTCTCTTaattacttttgttatttctttctgtttcttcccacAAAGACCTGTGAAATGCCTTCCACAAATGTATCCgggaaatggagaaataaattggGACAAAAGCTGTACATTCTTATAATCTATATATTTCCCAtacaagatacttttttttttttttttttgcaggactgggttagaactcagggcttcacacttgctaggcgggtactctaccactttacctAAGCCTCCAGCTCAAGTTACATTTCTTTAAGTCTTCTTATAAGGATTTTCCACTGGACTGGGCAGGACCTCATGCTGGTTACCTATGTATATTGTGAACAACCTTTTTTCCATAGCACCACATGAGCTCTACAATCTGGAAGGCAGACATCAGCCGTTACCCGGTGTGCCAACTTCTTCCTCCCTAGACCACTGCAAAAAGCTGCCATGGTTCCtcgttcttcctcttcctttcctttttcctttttttgagacaaggtctcagtatatagcccaggctggccttggactctcaattctcctacactcagcctctcaagtgctgggattacaggcaggcatgTGCCATTATGCCGTATGAAACAGTGTCCTTTGAGGAGAATAAACTACGCAGCTCTTCCTGACCTTCCATTCCTGTCCTTGTCTCAAGAAATGTAAGCatgagctgggcactgtggctcacgcctgtaatcttatacactcaggaggcagagatcaggaggatcatagtttgacgCCAGCCTGGCCAGGCAAATATTTCGCGAAACTCTCTAAAATACCcgtcacacacacaccaaaaaaaggctggtgaagtggctaaaggtgtaggccctgagttcaaactccagtgctgaaaaaaaaaaaaaaaaggaaagaaaaaagaagtgtaaAAAAAGTATAAGCATGGAATAGGTTggcataggaagaaaaaaaagaagaagttttGTGTCCAGGAAGTTTGAGAAGCCCTGGGTCAAATGAAATAAATTGGGATTCTTTTCTGGGGAGATTTACAGAACACTAACAAGCTGGCATTGACTGTGACACTCCTGGGGGACAGGGTTTATAGCTGTGGCCCTGGTGATTGAGCCCCAagcccttttctttttcaggtgcctcATGGACTTGGTGTTCTTTAGTACAAGGGTTGGAAGTGCAGCTTCAGATACTCTTAAAATCCACACTGAGGAGGATTATTAAAGACCACATTCCTGGcctggggtacagctcagtggcagagcatatATTTAGCATGCACGAAGCTATGGGCAccagcaaaaaggaaaaatacctgGATGATATCTTGGTCCTGCCTTGCCccatcccaccctctttcctcaGAATTGCTCTCACTGAATTGAGTTTAGCCTTGAAGTCattagcgtgtgtgtgtgtgtgtgtgtgtgtgtttgaatttgTAGGATCCAGCCTGTGTTGTAAAAGGCTGAGTATTTATGCAATCTGAAGAGAAACCGGAGTATCTGCTTGTGTTGTGTGTGAGGTCTCTGCCTCTGCTTCTGAGCAGACTATATTTTTTCCTATGATGATAGTGTGTGGTgttttggagtgtgtgtgtgtatgtgtgagtgtgtgtgagtgtgtgtgtgttcctcatCTAAGGCAGACCCTGGCCCAGCTCAGTGTCTAGCTTGCTTGAGTTCCCATACCCACTACATACAAGAAACAAACTTATTTGCAAAGCCACACCGCAAGTGTGAGGGAATGGGTGGTTCATTGCCTTGCCAAGGCCAAGGCGCTGGGTAGGTGTTATTCTGGGTGTGGACATTCCTCCACTTGGTACACTATTTGTAGGGGAAGGAAGTACTTAGCCTCCTTTAAGCACCTATTGTGTGTCAGGTACTACCCAGAGCACAGTATagtcattattttctctttgatgcCCCACAAGCACCCTGAAAGGGAGGAATTTATTATTGCCTCTTTATGGACAACTAAACTGAAGTTCAGGTTCAGAACAATGAAGCCACTCACTCAAGGAAACAGCAGACCTGGAGTTGTGTGTGGGTCTTCCTGACCCTGAAATGCATGTTCTTCCCACCGCTCCACACCCCGGGGCTCTCTTCCTCTGAGGTCTCTGCCCTTGTGGTCCTAGGGAACACGTCCCTGGCACTCTGCAAAATGAGACTGTGTCCTTGTTGGAACTGCCTCAATTCTTCAAGAAGATTTCTAGATCCATTTAAGAGAagccttctcctttctctgctccctCGGCCCATTCTCTGCCCCTGTCCATTTGGCCTTTCTCCCTTCGAGAAGAGCTACTGTCCTGAGCTCCAAGGATGAGGGATCCTGTCTGATTCATCTCTCAGTCAACACAGAGCTGAGTGGCTGGGCAGAGGATCTGTTCTTGCCTGTCCAGGAGCAGGTGAAGCTTAGGGAGATCCAACGTCTACCCCAGCCCCCACCAGAGGCCACAGGTCTGTCTCCAGCCCCAAGGCCTGTGGCCTCTTGTCAGGGCTGAGGACAGGAGAAGGGCTGGGACATGCTGACTAGACGAAAAGTGTGTGCCACGAAAAACTCCTGTGAGGCAGAGGAAACCTGGAAAGTCTGGTTGAGTTGGGGACTGCCCCCCAAAGCTGAATGCTCAGAGTCAGAATGTGAGGGGGTGGAAGGTAGTTGATACTACCTGGGCCTCCATCCCTTGGGGTCTGAAGCAGAAATCAGCAGGACTAACTGGACCAACATGCCCCAgctggggctgaggcaggaggagacaGGACAGAGGGGGGACATCCTGTTGCAACACTTGGCAAGGCAGGAATGGCAACTTTCCAGAAGGAAGTTCAGAAGTTCCTAGCTCAGAACCATTTGCACCCCTGTCCTGGATAAAAAtagcccttcctcttccctctcccatcATTCTCATTTGCTCCAACTTCCCAAAGTCAGATTAGATGTGTCCGCCCTGGAAACTCCATCCCCAACAATAAACACCCTCTCACATAtccaccccctcacccccaccctgcaGCTACTCCTTCTCTCAGGCAATGCTGGTCACTGAGGCTAAAGTCTTTCTCATATGTCCATTTGGATGTGCTGTgtgactgtctctctctcttcggTCTTCGGCCAGAAGAACCGATTCCCTGGCCCTCATACTCAAGCCTGACTATCACATCTCCCTATCCAACGAGAGACCACAGGCAGCAAGTGCATCACCCTATTTGGGCCTCGGGAACCTCATCCTCATAGGACAAGGGACTGGATTTGGTGATTCTTGAAAGCTTTTTAAATACCTGACATCCATGTGCCAGATCTCTATGATCCCACTGAGGTGTGGCCAAGACATAGCCACACCTCAAGCCTGGTGTTTCTGTCTTCTGGCTTGAAGGACTGCTGCATCCTGGGAGCCTAGCCCTACACACGGCTGCAGCCCTCTTTCACCAGGCTCCCACAGCCCTGACCCCTGTCCCCAGTACTCCTTACCTGCCCAGCCTGGAGCCCTCTGGCCCATTCACATGGTGTTCCCGGCCTGGCTTGGCTGCCCTGACCCAGTCTCAGCTCCCCTTGCCAATGTAGCCACCACCTGTCTCCTCGCGCCCACGTCCCACCCTGACTTCCTGCCTCCTCCTGGGGCTCTGCAGCCAACCAGGCCCCAGCAGCCCAACCACAAGCCTCTAGCACCCTAAACTTCCTGCCACCATAGCCCCCTGCCCCTCAGCCCCTTGAGGTCCCAGACATTTCTAGACCAGCCCCTACTCACCCTGAGGGTGGCACTTGGAGGTCTGAAGTTGAGGTGAGGATGTTTGACAGACCCTCCCTCCTGTGCATACACGAACAAGAGATTCAGTGAGCCTTTGAACCTCATGAGCAGGGGCGAGCAGACACATGCTCACCTCTCAGTGGAAGGCTCACAGTGTGATTGCTGAGTGGAGTCAGTCTAATGACAAAGGCAGAATGGCATGGTTCAAGGTCAGAGGTAAGGACATAGCACCATTATATAGTTGGGGACAAGACCATGGGTGTTATAGGCAGACATGAGGTGAGAGGTTGCTAGGTCACTGATAGAACAGTATCCATATCATTCTTGTGGCACAGGACAATTGTCTTAATAGAATCACAGGGAAGGTTAAGGGTAGGTTAACAGTCCTCTTACAAACAGAATGCTGACAATATCCTGTTTTGGGGGAGGCAGGCAGGACAGCCCCATGTCTTCAAGAGGCAAAGTGACAGACAGCCTCTACTATAGGCAGGAGGCAGAACAATGACCACTCATCATGGCAAGGCCACAGCCCCTTGCAGAATGTACAGCCTGGCGCTGTTTCTTGCCATAGATGGAAGATAGCACACTCTGTCCAGGCACTCAGCACAGGCAGCGGACTGTCAGGACTTTCTGTTTTGGGCAGGAGACAGGAACCTTGCCACGGAGCAGCAGGCAGACCAGGACATTTGCTGGGGTCAGGCTGAGGGTGGCGCCCATCATGGGCTAAGGGCCAGGTCACCAGTGATATAAGGAACTTTGGGTGGCCCCATCAGGCCCAAGAGCTAGGCCTTGACCCCACTGGGAGGAAAGTGCAAATGCGTCACCTTCTGAGCTACACTGAGTGaacaggtgggggaggggagcccaCAAGCATTGTTGGGGTTTGTGAAGTGGAAGCTGAAGCTGGGTGCACCTCAGctgcagagggaaggggggacaggaaatgggtggggggaagaggaagcCTGAGTTGGAAAGTCAGACAAAGAGAGTAACACAGAAACAAAGGCTGAGagacacaaagcaaaaaaaaatccttcagagTGTCAGAGCCCAGTGATGTGACTCCAGGTCTGGTGCAGGGCCCAGTTGCCCTTGCCTGTCAACCTGAGAACTTCACAGTCCACCTCTGGGCCTCAGCCTGAGTGATAACACTGCCAGCGACAGAATGAGAACAAGAAGTAATACACTTATTGGGTGCTTACTGTGCAGAAGGCATATCCAGCTACCTGTGTAGTGAGAAGTAGCACctatttattcattccttcattccttcattcctggGCTCCTCATCCTGAAAGCTTAGtgtctccattttattttatttttatttatttatttaattatttttgtggtattggggcttgaactcagagccttcatcttgaatcactccaccagccctatttttgtgaagagtttttcaagatagggtctcccagaactatttgcctgggctggctttgaaccctgatcctcctgatctctgcgcctcctgagtagttaggattacaagcgtgagccaccggcgcccatcAATATCTCCATTTTAGAGGTGAGATGTTCAGGGATTGACGAAGGATCTCCTCAACGTCTGGTAGATAGAAGTGGGGATACTGGCTTTGAACCCAGGACTACCAGATTCTGTATTCCTCAGCAGCCCAAGTTACCTAACTCATTTCCCTTGGGGGTGACTTAGGATCTTAAATTCTTTCCCATTTCCGATCTTGATAAGATGGAGAAAGCCGAGTTGAAGCTGTGGCTCCCTCAGTTCATCTCCACTCCCAACAGGGCCTTCTGTCCAGCAGTGGAATCCTGAATGAAGGACTGCAGAGACCTTGATGGATTGCAGAGGGCTTTTATTGAGGAGTTTGAGGGCGGGAGCTgctcccctctccctttccagCTGGGGTTTTGTGCACTCATAACTCAGCTCTCGGAAACCTCAGTgtgcccctccccgcccccaggcGCTGGCATCTCTGGGGCACAAgcacccttcccttccctcttttcaGGTGGCCCTCAGCAGAGGGTGAAGCGCCGGGCACTGATGTTCATGCGCGTGAGGCCCAGGTGCCGCAGCGGAGGGGCCAGGGCCTGGGCGGCCCCGGGCTCGAGCTCCAGCTCCAATTCGGCCTCGTCCAGCAGTTCTTGGTGCAGGTGACAGGCTTGGTCCACTTTCAGTCGGTGCAGCTGGGCCCGCAGCCGCAGCAGTTGCCCTGCCAGCTGCCGGTCCTGAGCCTGCATCTCCCGCTGCGGCCGAGAGGGGGCGTGAGTCTGCTGGACCGGCCCCCAGCCTCACTGGTCTTTGTTCCCTTTGGTCAGTACTCTGGACCGTTGCACCCTGGCTGGGTCCCTAGCCCCTTCTCACCCAGCTTCAACCCTCCCTTATCGCTCAAATCTTATTCCACATTGATGATTCTCAAACCAAACTAAGGAGCTACTAAGCAAATGTAGGTGCCTGGGGCCATCCTGGATCAACCAGGCAGAATCTCCAAGTTCGCACGTGTTAGGTTGACAGTTAATATTCCATACTCCTTTCCTGACAGATTCTGCCTGGCACCAAGTGCTCCACTGTATCTCTTAGGTATAGCAATTCCCTGAGTGGTTCCCCAAAGACTCTGTCACCAGTGCCTCAGGAACACAGGGTCAGTAGATGGGATGGAATCCTTCTTTGGCAACATCCCTGAATAAAACACTGGCTCCTTCACCCCAGGACATGGGAGTGAGCAGTTAATGGAGGGGGGTAATCCATTCTCATCCCCTCCCCACACCCATGAACTTGGGTCCTAAAGAGGACTGACTTAAAGGCCATGTACAAGGCTGTCCACCCCTCCAGACTCACCAACTCCTGTCGGAGCCACTCAAGTGCAGAATCCATTGAGTTGAAGCCGCAGATGGCCCCAGGTCCCCCTGGCCCAGGTCTAGCTTGGGCCCTTTGCCAGGCCTGGCTCTGGACCCTAGCTGTCCACTCCAGATATGAGGGCCGCCGTGTCTGCAGATGTAGCTTGGCCGTCAGTGCCTTCACAGAGTCCAgactctcctcttcctcctcctcctcacccacTGCCTGGAATTTCAGTGGCCCCAGGGACATGGTGGTTTTGAAGTGAGTGATAGAGCAGGGCTGCTACTTTGGGATGTAGGAAGGCTGGTAATGTAGCCTGGGGAGAGGTGGCAGAAGCTGAGGATGAAAAGAATGTGCCAGAGAGTGTGTAATGTTGAGTGTTCAAGGCGGAGTTAGGGAGGCTGAGTGTGCCAGGGTGGGTGAGCAGATGGGTATGTGTGGCTAAGTGAGCAAGGGCTGGAATTTTCCTGGACTGCTAACCGGGGGCCACGTGATGCCCATCCGGATGGGGGCAGGAGGAGCCCCGCTCTTCTGGCCCTTTGGATGAATTTTATTGTCTGCCCAGAAGTAGGCTCCCAGTTCCCAGAAAGGAAGTTGATCCAGGATAAGAAAAGCATCATCCACACAGGTCTTGGCGTTCTTCCCCAGACTTATCAAGGAAGGTGGGAcgggaggaggctgaggctgacTAGCCCACCTATCCTTCTTCATGGCACTAGCCCTTCAGCAAAGGTCTAGGGTTCAGAAGGC
The sequence above is a segment of the Castor canadensis chromosome 7, mCasCan1.hap1v2, whole genome shotgun sequence genome. Coding sequences within it:
- the Fam167b gene encoding protein FAM167B, which codes for MSLGPLKFQAVGEEEEEEESLDSVKALTAKLHLQTRRPSYLEWTARVQSQAWQRAQARPGPGGPGAICGFNSMDSALEWLRQELREMQAQDRQLAGQLLRLRAQLHRLKVDQACHLHQELLDEAELELELEPGAAQALAPPLRHLGLTRMNISARRFTLC